One Longimicrobiaceae bacterium DNA segment encodes these proteins:
- a CDS encoding M1 family metallopeptidase, translating to MKRHLLAPLAAAFLASAAAAQDAPYFQQGVDYRIEARLDEATHVLHGRARLRYTNRSRTPLDTIYVHQHLNAFRPNSAWARRELQSGNRRFQELGPDDYAYERFTSVSVDGRAVQAVYPGAPDSTVSAIALASPLAPGASATLVMDWDARLSTLARRQGRRDRHYDWAQWYPRVAVFDRRGWQQHALMPQGEFYGEFAAYDVTLDVAADQVIGATGVAVEGDPGWTVTDFEKAAYAPRAAESLALLSGDAGAGRKRVRFRAENVHHFAWSNDPGYRHDVVVRSQMNDAGESGGLPSIHVLYQPGDTAWGEGVASHRTYEALAWLQGVFGPYPWPQLTNLHRIESGGTEFPMMVMNGSNSESLIVHEVAHQYTHGALANNEWREGWLDEGFATFLTNWFYESRGQQDVWKQSMEALATMERANKAQPVGLEGAAFRDPRTYSIMTYTKGSVVLRMLRDLVGEDVFRRAMREYYAQHKLQHVTEDDLRRAVEHASGRDLGWFFAQWIDRDDKLDYGILRAESHRTRRGWETTVDVVRMGDAWMPVTLKVNDVTRTFTSRDRVQTVTVVTPDKPAGVEVDPRHLLLDFDPSNDRRAIP from the coding sequence GCCACGCACGTGCTGCACGGCCGCGCCCGCCTGCGCTACACCAACCGCTCGCGCACGCCGCTGGACACCATCTACGTCCACCAGCACCTCAACGCCTTCCGGCCCAACAGCGCCTGGGCGCGCCGCGAGCTGCAGAGCGGCAACCGGCGCTTCCAGGAACTGGGGCCGGACGATTACGCCTACGAGCGCTTCACGTCGGTGTCGGTGGATGGACGTGCGGTGCAGGCCGTCTACCCGGGCGCGCCGGATTCCACCGTGTCCGCCATCGCGCTCGCCTCGCCGCTGGCGCCGGGCGCGTCCGCGACGCTGGTGATGGACTGGGATGCGCGCCTCTCCACGCTGGCCCGGCGGCAGGGGCGCCGCGACCGGCACTACGACTGGGCGCAGTGGTATCCCCGCGTGGCCGTGTTCGACCGCCGCGGCTGGCAACAGCACGCTCTGATGCCGCAGGGCGAGTTCTACGGCGAGTTCGCCGCGTACGACGTGACCCTGGACGTGGCCGCCGACCAGGTGATCGGCGCGACCGGCGTGGCGGTGGAAGGCGACCCGGGCTGGACGGTGACGGACTTCGAGAAGGCCGCGTACGCCCCGCGCGCCGCGGAATCTCTCGCCCTGCTCTCGGGCGACGCGGGCGCGGGCCGCAAGCGCGTCCGCTTCCGCGCGGAGAACGTGCACCACTTCGCGTGGAGCAACGACCCCGGCTACCGGCACGACGTGGTGGTCCGCTCGCAGATGAACGACGCGGGCGAGAGCGGCGGCCTGCCCAGCATCCACGTCCTCTACCAGCCCGGCGACACCGCCTGGGGAGAGGGCGTCGCCTCGCACCGCACGTACGAGGCGCTGGCGTGGCTGCAGGGCGTGTTCGGGCCGTACCCGTGGCCGCAGCTCACCAACCTGCACCGCATAGAGAGCGGCGGCACCGAGTTCCCGATGATGGTGATGAACGGCTCCAACTCCGAGAGCCTGATCGTGCACGAGGTCGCGCACCAGTACACGCACGGCGCGCTGGCCAACAACGAGTGGCGCGAGGGCTGGCTGGACGAGGGCTTCGCCACCTTCCTCACCAACTGGTTCTACGAGTCGCGCGGGCAGCAGGACGTGTGGAAGCAGAGCATGGAGGCGCTGGCCACGATGGAGCGCGCGAACAAGGCACAGCCCGTGGGGCTGGAGGGCGCCGCGTTCCGCGACCCGCGCACGTACAGCATCATGACCTACACCAAGGGCTCGGTGGTGCTGCGCATGCTGCGCGACCTGGTGGGCGAAGACGTGTTCCGCCGCGCCATGCGCGAGTACTACGCGCAGCACAAGCTCCAGCACGTCACCGAAGACGACCTGCGCCGCGCGGTGGAGCACGCCAGCGGGCGCGACCTGGGCTGGTTCTTCGCCCAGTGGATCGACCGCGACGACAAGCTGGACTACGGCATCCTGCGCGCGGAGTCGCACCGCACCCGCCGCGGGTGGGAGACCACGGTAGACGTGGTGCGGATGGGAGATGCGTGGATGCCCGTGACGCTGAAGGTGAACGACGTCACGCGCACCTTCACCTCGCGCGACCGGGTGCAGACCGTCACCGTAGTCACGCCCGACAAGCCGGCGGGCGTGGAGGTCGACCCGCGCCACCTGCTGCTGGACTTCGACCCCAGCAACGACCGACGGGCCATCCCGTGA
- a CDS encoding helix-hairpin-helix domain-containing protein, translating to MPVVEKAEGTSAAEEKAALRDLRRIPGVGPSIARDLWNQGFRRVDDLRGRDPQAMYERACEIQGMHVDRCLLYVFRCAVYFASHDEHEHEPERLLWWNWKDGKMDEERSPAR from the coding sequence ATGCCGGTTGTGGAGAAGGCGGAGGGCACATCTGCCGCGGAGGAGAAGGCGGCGCTGCGGGACCTTCGGCGCATACCGGGCGTGGGCCCCAGCATCGCGCGCGACCTGTGGAACCAGGGCTTCCGGCGCGTGGACGACCTGCGCGGCCGGGACCCGCAGGCGATGTACGAGCGCGCCTGCGAGATCCAGGGCATGCACGTGGACCGCTGCCTGCTGTACGTGTTCCGCTGCGCCGTCTACTTCGCCTCGCACGACGAGCACGAGCATGAGCCGGAGCGCCTGCTCTGGTGGAACTGGAAGGACGGGAAGATGGACGAGGAGCGTTCCCCGGCACGGTAG
- a CDS encoding XRE family transcriptional regulator — translation MEASEELLHHVAANLRAARHALGWTQQALAEKAVVSRRMLAAVESGDSNVSLATLDRLAHALGLPFADLVRPCTADARGAEPVLVWQGASPESRARLLLSVPARGSVELWEWSLAPGERYDAEPDRAGMRELLYVVSGTLTLERAGGREDVAEGGSVAYPSDQAYAYANHGDAPVRFVRNVVG, via the coding sequence TTGGAAGCCTCCGAAGAGCTGCTGCATCACGTCGCCGCCAACCTGCGCGCGGCCCGGCACGCGCTGGGCTGGACGCAGCAGGCGCTCGCCGAGAAGGCCGTCGTCAGCCGCCGTATGCTCGCCGCGGTGGAGTCGGGCGACAGCAACGTCAGCCTGGCCACGCTGGACCGTTTGGCGCACGCGCTGGGGCTGCCCTTCGCCGACCTCGTCCGCCCGTGCACGGCGGATGCGCGCGGGGCCGAGCCGGTGCTGGTGTGGCAGGGCGCGAGCCCGGAGAGCCGCGCGCGGTTGCTGCTGAGCGTGCCCGCGCGGGGCAGCGTGGAGCTGTGGGAGTGGAGCCTGGCCCCCGGCGAGCGCTACGACGCCGAGCCGGACCGCGCGGGCATGCGCGAGCTGCTCTACGTCGTGTCCGGCACGCTCACGCTGGAGCGCGCGGGCGGCCGCGAGGACGTTGCGGAGGGCGGCTCCGTCGCCTATCCATCGGACCAGGCGTATGCGTACGCGAACCACGGCGACGCGCCCGTCCGCTTCGTCCGCAACGTCGTAGGCTGA
- a CDS encoding helix-turn-helix domain-containing GNAT family N-acetyltransferase: MQAQTNDSEDAVQAVRRFNRFYTQRIGVLTDRLAASPFTLAEARVMYEVATRGGTTAAELCRDLGMDAGYLSRIVRRFADAGLVERTPAADDGRRVILSLTPAGEDAFAALDEGSRREVREMLGRLPSPDHARLTAAMETIERVLRPAPAPAEPFTLRSHRPGDMGWMIHRHGVLYAREYGWDERFEALVAEIAAKFIQDLDPARERCWLAERDGQIAGSVFLVRASAEVAKLRLLLVEPSARGLGIGGRLVDECIRFAREAGYGKVTLWTNSVLHSARKIYEAAGFRLVHEEPHHSFGHDLVGQTWQLDL; encoded by the coding sequence ATGCAAGCGCAGACCAACGATTCCGAAGACGCGGTGCAGGCGGTGCGGAGGTTCAACCGGTTCTACACGCAGCGCATTGGCGTGCTGACGGACCGGCTGGCGGCGAGTCCGTTCACGCTGGCGGAGGCGCGGGTGATGTACGAGGTCGCCACCCGCGGCGGTACGACGGCGGCGGAGCTGTGCCGCGACCTGGGCATGGATGCGGGCTACCTGAGCCGCATCGTCCGCCGCTTCGCCGATGCGGGACTGGTGGAGCGCACGCCAGCCGCGGACGATGGACGCCGTGTGATCCTGTCGCTCACGCCTGCGGGCGAGGACGCGTTCGCCGCGCTGGACGAGGGCTCGCGGCGCGAGGTGCGGGAGATGCTGGGCCGCCTCCCATCTCCAGACCACGCACGCCTCACCGCGGCGATGGAGACCATCGAGCGCGTGCTGCGGCCCGCGCCGGCGCCCGCGGAGCCGTTCACGCTCCGCTCGCACCGGCCCGGCGACATGGGCTGGATGATCCACCGGCACGGCGTGTTGTACGCGCGGGAGTACGGCTGGGACGAGCGGTTCGAGGCGCTGGTGGCGGAGATCGCCGCGAAGTTCATCCAGGACCTGGACCCGGCGCGCGAGCGCTGCTGGCTGGCCGAGCGCGACGGCCAGATCGCCGGCTCCGTCTTCCTCGTCCGCGCGAGCGCCGAGGTGGCGAAGCTGCGGCTGCTGCTGGTGGAGCCCAGCGCGCGCGGCCTGGGCATCGGCGGGCGGCTGGTGGACGAGTGCATCCGCTTCGCGCGCGAGGCCGGCTACGGGAAGGTGACGCTGTGGACGAACAGCGTGCTCCACTCGGCGCGGAAGATCTACGAGGCCGCAGGCTTCCGCCTGGTGCACGAGGAGCCGCACCACAGCTTCGGCCACGACCTGGTCGGCCAGACCTGGCAGCTGGACCTGTAG
- a CDS encoding aminotransferase class I/II-fold pyridoxal phosphate-dependent enzyme, with the protein MKIPDFELERFFAEWEFAAPHLLCASDVQGWAMRDLLALADEEMREMWDGLTLGYTEAPGHPLLRREIASLYDGVAADDVLVFAGAEEAIFAAMNVLVGDGDRAVATWPAYQSLIEVARAAGADVDLLRLRHEDGWRVDTDELRRLVRPGSRVVTVNFPHNPTGALPDAATFREVAAIAEEAGAHLFSDEVYRYLEPTPADRLPAAVEASERGISLGVMSKSFALAGLRIGWIACRDRALLGRLAAFKDYTTICSSAPSEVLAIIALRARERVLERTASIVRPNLALLDDFFARWAGVLEWVRPRGGSTAFPRFVVDAPIDALAADLREKAGVLILPGTLLGHGGNHFRIGFGRTNMPEALARFDGYLAARFGHP; encoded by the coding sequence ATGAAGATTCCCGATTTCGAGCTGGAGCGGTTCTTCGCGGAGTGGGAGTTCGCGGCGCCGCACCTGCTGTGCGCGTCGGACGTGCAGGGGTGGGCCATGCGCGACCTACTCGCGCTGGCGGACGAGGAGATGCGGGAGATGTGGGACGGGCTGACGCTGGGCTACACCGAAGCGCCCGGCCACCCGCTCCTGCGCCGCGAGATCGCATCGCTCTACGACGGCGTCGCGGCGGACGACGTGCTGGTGTTCGCGGGGGCGGAGGAGGCCATCTTCGCCGCCATGAACGTGCTCGTCGGCGACGGAGACCGCGCGGTCGCCACCTGGCCCGCGTACCAGTCGCTCATCGAGGTGGCGCGCGCCGCGGGCGCAGACGTGGACCTGCTCCGCCTGCGCCACGAAGACGGCTGGCGCGTGGACACGGACGAGCTGCGCCGCCTCGTCCGGCCCGGTTCGCGCGTGGTGACCGTCAACTTCCCGCACAACCCCACGGGCGCGCTGCCGGACGCCGCGACCTTCCGCGAGGTCGCCGCCATCGCGGAGGAAGCGGGCGCGCATCTCTTCTCCGACGAGGTCTACCGCTACCTGGAGCCCACGCCGGCGGACCGGCTTCCGGCCGCGGTCGAGGCCAGCGAGCGCGGCATCAGCCTGGGCGTCATGTCTAAGTCGTTCGCGCTCGCCGGCCTCCGCATCGGCTGGATCGCGTGCCGCGACCGGGCGCTGCTGGGCAGGCTGGCGGCGTTCAAGGACTACACGACCATCTGCTCCAGCGCGCCCAGCGAGGTGCTGGCGATCATCGCACTGCGGGCGCGCGAGCGGGTTCTGGAGCGCACGGCGTCCATCGTCCGGCCCAACCTCGCGCTGCTGGACGACTTCTTCGCGCGGTGGGCAGGCGTGCTGGAGTGGGTGCGCCCGCGCGGCGGCAGCACCGCCTTCCCGCGCTTCGTGGTGGACGCGCCCATCGATGCCCTCGCCGCCGACCTGCGCGAGAAGGCCGGCGTCCTCATCCTTCCCGGCACGCTGCTGGGGCACGGCGGCAACCACTTCCGCATCGGCTTCGGACGCACGAACATGCCCGAGGCGCTCGCCCGCTTCGACGGGTACCTCGCCGCGCGCTTCGGCCACCCGTAG
- a CDS encoding 4a-hydroxytetrahydrobiopterin dehydratase: MTDRLATEKCVPCRGGEGALDAAQTAELMASVPGWTLGEKDGVPRIERVFRFPDFATALAFTNRVGAAAEKEGHHPALLTEWGRVTVTWWTHDVGGLHRNDFVMAAKADEAYASAPS, from the coding sequence ATGACGGACAGGCTCGCTACCGAGAAGTGCGTCCCCTGCCGCGGGGGCGAAGGCGCGCTCGACGCGGCGCAGACTGCGGAGCTGATGGCGTCGGTCCCCGGCTGGACGCTGGGCGAGAAGGACGGTGTGCCGCGCATCGAGCGCGTGTTCCGGTTCCCGGATTTCGCAACCGCGCTCGCCTTCACCAACCGCGTCGGCGCCGCGGCGGAGAAGGAAGGGCACCACCCCGCGCTGCTCACGGAGTGGGGCCGCGTGACCGTGACGTGGTGGACGCACGACGTCGGCGGCCTGCACCGCAACGACTTCGTCATGGCCGCGAAGGCCGACGAAGCCTACGCCTCCGCACCGTCGTAA
- a CDS encoding chloride channel protein — translation MTKRRRRARARLRAWRLRKAVTAARSRTSERLVRTREGTAAAADRGWTAALARFEALKLSENTILLSFAVAIGLVGALGVIAFYRLIDLAYTVFYRWTGEFVGTAALAVYRPLITAAGFTVAWALVRGLRGREGGENVAAVQLAIARRQGEVPLRPSAVRIAAAAVTLGSGGSAGSEGPVAVLGATVGSTLGRLFRFDPQRVKVMVGAGAAAGISASFNAPLAGAFFALEDILGSFSVGSFSPVVVSSVVAAVVSRAALGNHPAFPIPIAYGFTLRREVFLFYPLLGIVSGLVSVLFVRTFFAVEAQAKRVRGPAWLLPVLGGTVVGLLVWSTGGILVGYGHLAVRLQVFGRMAWTALALLAFAKIVATALTMGTGGTGGVFTPSLYIGAATGGAFGVGLAQLFPALHLHPEAYALVGMGAVVGAADVDQRGQREQPDDAEHVGEHPRLVRAGQVRGAARMHPRHGAEQDDAGEHGAPNDCDGTRVQRAKRRLGHAAFGGCGAFVRLRGAAARQSTRSHTRRRMRR, via the coding sequence ATGACGAAGCGGAGGCGGAGGGCGCGGGCCCGGCTGCGTGCCTGGCGGCTGCGGAAGGCGGTGACGGCGGCGCGTTCACGCACGTCCGAGCGGCTGGTGCGCACTCGCGAGGGCACCGCCGCGGCGGCGGACCGCGGCTGGACGGCGGCGCTCGCCCGCTTCGAGGCGCTGAAGCTGAGCGAGAACACCATCCTGCTCTCGTTCGCCGTGGCGATCGGGCTGGTGGGCGCGCTGGGCGTGATCGCCTTCTACCGGCTGATCGACCTGGCGTACACCGTCTTCTACCGCTGGACGGGCGAGTTCGTGGGCACTGCCGCGCTGGCCGTGTACCGCCCGCTCATCACCGCGGCGGGCTTCACGGTCGCGTGGGCGCTCGTGCGCGGCCTGCGCGGGCGCGAGGGCGGCGAGAACGTGGCCGCGGTGCAGCTCGCCATCGCCCGCCGCCAGGGCGAGGTGCCGCTGCGTCCGTCCGCGGTACGCATCGCCGCGGCGGCGGTCACGCTGGGCTCCGGCGGCTCGGCGGGGAGCGAGGGGCCGGTGGCGGTGCTGGGCGCCACGGTGGGCTCCACGCTGGGGCGGCTCTTCCGCTTCGACCCGCAGCGCGTGAAGGTGATGGTGGGCGCGGGCGCCGCGGCCGGCATCTCCGCCTCGTTCAACGCGCCGCTCGCCGGGGCGTTCTTCGCGCTGGAAGACATCCTGGGCTCCTTCTCCGTCGGCTCGTTCTCGCCCGTGGTGGTGAGCAGCGTGGTCGCCGCCGTGGTCTCTCGCGCGGCGCTGGGGAATCATCCCGCGTTCCCCATCCCCATCGCGTACGGCTTCACGCTGCGGCGCGAGGTCTTCCTCTTCTACCCGTTGCTGGGCATCGTGTCCGGGCTGGTCTCCGTGCTCTTCGTCCGCACCTTCTTTGCCGTGGAGGCGCAGGCGAAGCGCGTGCGCGGCCCGGCGTGGCTGCTGCCCGTGCTGGGCGGCACCGTGGTGGGCCTGCTGGTGTGGAGCACGGGCGGGATCCTGGTGGGCTACGGGCACCTGGCCGTGCGGCTCCAGGTGTTCGGGCGGATGGCGTGGACGGCGCTGGCGCTGCTCGCGTTCGCCAAGATCGTGGCGACGGCCCTCACCATGGGCACCGGCGGCACCGGCGGCGTGTTCACCCCGTCGCTGTACATCGGTGCGGCCACGGGCGGCGCGTTCGGCGTGGGGCTCGCGCAGCTCTTCCCCGCGCTGCACCTGCATCCCGAGGCGTACGCGCTGGTGGGCATGGGCGCCGTGGTGGGAGCCGCGGACGTAGACCAGCGCGGCCAGCGCGAGCAACCAGATGATGCCGAGCACGTAGGTGAGCACCCGCGCCTCGTGCGCGCCGGCCAGGTCCGCGGCGCCGCGCGCATGCATCCACGCCACGGCGCCGAACAGGACGACGCCGGCGAGCATGGCGCCCCGAATGATTGCGACGGAACGCGGGTTCAGAGGGCGAAGCGCAGGTTGGGTCATGCTGCTTTCGGTGGATGCGGAGCGTTCGTGCGCCTGAGGGGCGCTGCGGCGCGTCAATCTACGCGCAGCCACACCAGACGGAGGATGAGACGATGA
- the crcB gene encoding fluoride efflux transporter CrcB, whose amino-acid sequence MLYVYVALGGALGAVVRFALGSWVLHHAGDGFPWPTLLINVTGSLLLGWLLRTFPAADAAPVARALLAVGFCGAYTTFSTFGYETLTLLEARSYAAAAGYVASSVLLGLAAVATGAWLAARTAG is encoded by the coding sequence ATGCTTTACGTCTACGTTGCGCTGGGCGGCGCGCTGGGGGCGGTCGTCCGCTTCGCGCTGGGAAGCTGGGTTCTGCACCACGCGGGCGACGGCTTCCCGTGGCCCACGCTGCTCATCAACGTCACCGGCTCGCTGCTGCTGGGCTGGCTGCTCCGCACCTTCCCGGCGGCCGACGCGGCGCCGGTGGCCCGCGCGCTCCTCGCCGTCGGCTTCTGCGGCGCGTACACCACCTTCAGCACTTTCGGCTACGAGACGCTGACGCTGCTGGAGGCCCGCTCCTACGCCGCGGCCGCGGGGTACGTCGCATCCAGCGTCCTCCTCGGCCTCGCCGCCGTAGCCACCGGCGCCTGGCTCGCCGCCCGCACCGCCGGCTGA